TTGCCGACCATGATCGTCTCCTTGTCAGTGGCAGGGAAAACCGAGCAGATGGCGCCCGTCGTGCACGAACTCGTGCACATACATACCTGGCACGAGCGACGTCGCGCCTTCCTCTGCGCCGACGAAGTACAGCACCAGCAACATCAGCAGGCCGCCGAAGACGATCCACGGCATCAACTCGCGAAGCGGAATGGGCG
The Paraburkholderia hospita DNA segment above includes these coding regions:
- a CDS encoding CbtB domain-containing protein, giving the protein MNDAVLQPVDALAPIPLRELMPWIVFGGLLMLLVLYFVGAEEGATSLVPGMYVHEFVHDGRHLLGFPCH